From the genome of Saccharomyces paradoxus strain CBS432 chromosome XII sequence:
TCGTAGCTCcaattttcttattaaaACAGATAGTATGTGTAGACTGCAGAAGGTCGAAGCTCCTCGAATTGGCAAAATCAATGTTTTGTTCTATTATTTTCACCGGTTTTGTTGGCAGTATTTGTGCAATTCCTGTCATTGAGTTTCTAAACACATTCTTTTGATCATATTTTGAGGTGttctttttgcttttgtgtactttttttgaaatgggCACATTCACGTTTGATGCTTCCAATTTCTCTTCCTCCATTTTTGGCGTTTCAGAGGCCTTTCCGTAATAATCTTCAAAGGAATTTAAAGTAAAATTCTTAAAGTTGGACATCCAAAAGGATCTTCACAGTGCAGGCGTATTTTGTGTCCACCAGCTTCAACCTAACATCAGTTTCTAAGCTGTTTTATCTTATTATTTGCTTATTTATCCACTTCCATTGTTTTGTCCTAAATATCAGCATCACCCGGACGGAATATAAAACGTCACTGTCACTTATTTTAAGTCATAATCAAGCCCTTTTACTGTGACCATTGGTCAATGTATACTACAGCAGCAGGTTGTTTATCAAAGGCgcctttgttttcaaactATTCAGCGCAGAATACCATTTCAGAATTATGTAAAAAGCTCCAAACAAATTAACGAAGGATGTCCCGAATTCTAGCATCATTTATCTTTTTGCAAAAATATTACTGAAAAACTATGTATTATGTCCAAGGGCTATAGAGCCCAGTATTTTCGTTgtaaaagaagataaacGGTAGAGGAATAAGTAGAAATGTCCCAATCCAACACGTAGGATCTCTTTTCTGTTAGTTTAGTCTACTTTTATGGatgagaaaatttttctaataaaGAGCATACTGCTAATGAAACCGATTGAACCCGTTACTAGACAGCACAGTAATGAAATAACTGAGGAGTACCCCACGTACAAGACAATAGTCGTAAATCCACCCAACTTAAATTTGGTGAATAAAATAGAATGAATGAACACGTACAAAGCACAACCGGCACCTCCAATGATGAATCCTCTCCATTGCCACTTCCAGTTTTCTAGGCATAATGAATGATAAGTGATCAAAATAGTGACGAGTGATGTTGTTAAAGTTAATAGAAggaaagagaagaataaaaatcCAAACATGTAGAAAATCTTGTTGAACCACAAACTTGTGTATATGAAGTACAGCTCAACGGCAATGGAGCCAAATGGAAAGATACCAGCAATCAAGGTAGCTGGTATAGTTTTTAAATACCAAGGCTGGAAGGGTATCTGCCTTGCAATTTGGTTGGTCTTGGTTGGATGTTCATCCCAGTGACATCTCTTCCTGGCAACCAACGAACCAGCAAAGGATAATGGGATGGAGAACAAAAACCATAAAAAGACCATAAAGAACAGAGTGCTTGCTGGTATAACACCAGAAGAATGAGCAaacatcaagaaaaagtttaacGCGATAATTACTAGCAGAATAGCACCGGGAACTAAAAGCGGGGTCAATACCAAATTTGCCTTCCAGTATGGcccatcaaaaaatttgtagaTACCCATAGATGTATAAGAGCCGACGAACCCGAATAATGCATAAAGGATAAACATAACAGTGGCTAACGAACCTCTAGAACTAGGAGATAGGAAGCCCAATGCAGCGAAGAAAATACTGCAAGTCAccatcaaaaataattgaACTCCTGAACCGACTAAAATTGAAAGCGTTAGTGATTGACTTGGCGAACGGAAAACATCACCATGGTTCAATTTCCAGCCTGAATCTTCTTGGAAATCATCATCCAAGTTTAATTCATTGTAACGTGCGAAATCGCTTTTCAGTGCGCGCAATAGCGAATGGATGACAACAGATGACAACAAGACAACAACTAAAGAGAAGTTGATCAAAGAGAACCATTGAATGGAAGGATCATATACGTGTAAATATTTGTCCCATCTGGTAGCCCAAGAAGTGGCTGATTCATTAAATTTAACGGAATAAGTAAAATAAacttcattatcattttcctcGTCCAGAATCAATGGGTTGCCATTCGTTTCACATGTACCTGGGCTGGAACGTTTTATGGATACTGGTTCAACAATCACACCAACTACACGATAGTTACCTTCACCACGATTGTGATATTCAATCATGATATCGAAATGATTGGCAAAGTAAGGAAACTCGTAAGTTTTCACCATGTTACGATCATCACGTGTCTCCAATTTTACACCTTGATTGGTGgtttcttcctcttttggAGCAGCCTTAGTGTCTGTTCCCTGGGCTACTTCTACAAAACCAAGCTCGAAACCAGCGCCATAAAAGCTAGTCTTAGTTCTTCCATCAAAAACGTTTCTTGCGGCCGGTAATCCATCAATAAGCCAATTTTGGAAGAAGCCGTTTTTGATCAActtgttgatgaatttaGCATCATTACCGGGAATAGTAGTTTGACACAAGGAAACACActccttttcttgtaaCATATTCAATTCGAATGGGGAATTATAAATTCGATCACCAAATATAACGGATCCCAAGGATTCAGGTTGCTTTTCGACTTTTTTGGGCTggcaaaaatgaaatctaTTGTAGTAGTAGTCGTATGAATACAAgaagttttctttatctcCAGAAACATTGTTACCATCCTCATCTTTGTGTTGATAATACATTGATGGAGTTAGATGATTAACGAGCAATGGGATTTCATCGTTTTCCTTGTAGGTGGTAGGCGCTACACCTGGCAAATAGAAGGCTCTAGCTGTTGACACGAAAAAATACAGCAACAATAGCTGTAAGTATGCcattttgtaaatattctcttttgttttcctttcGGTACTGGCTCTCTGCTACTAAAACTAATATTTGTAATAACAGTAGCAGGTGAAGGAAAAGTTGGACAAAGAGCTAAAGTGAACTTTACTAACGTATCGGAAAAGTTGtaggagaaaaaaaataaagcaatGCAAAAACCTTGAATTACCTTTTTGTTTATCATTAGGCCTATTTCTTCGAACCGATGACATTTTCCATGGCATTACCAAGTAACGAAAAATTGccgtgaaaaaaatttagtgTACGGTAACCCGGACTTGTATATTATTAGTTAAAATCACTCATTTTAAAGCAGCTTTGGTGCATTCTAACAGACTTACAGTCCATGTCACAATTCAATGTATGTGGTGCTCTTCATTAATTCTTGATAGGCTTAGAGTTctctatattttctttgtttattATATTAAGTGTTCATTATTTAAGTagttatatattatataatacAACCCCGATTAGACAAACTTCATAAGTTTTTCGGGAGGGACGGTATCAAGCATTTCATTCTCATCAATTCGCGGTTTAATGGGCTTATAATCACCCTCCGGATCTTTAAACACGTAGGCAAGAATGACGCCTGCAATACCAAGGACAGAAACTGTCCCTAATGCTAGTGCAAGACCAATCAAAACAACAAACCCACgatctattttcttttttttcgattttGACGTAGACTCACCGCTGGCTGATGAAGACGGAGACTGGGATGATGTTGATTGAGGACTTGTCACAGTGATGTTCAAATTGGCGAGTGGAATCTGAGAGTTGAATTCAGTTGAAACGTCTCtattaataaaaaatattggatTGTGATTGGAAGTATTAGTTGTTTCTGAGATGAAGTAAGGTGTCcatttttggaaatcaaACAATAAGCTTTGTAAGTTTCCGTACTGCGAAGTGCTGAAATTACCGTTAAGTAAGAGGATACTACCGTTATCGGCATCATTGGTCGTTCTCTTACTCAAAGTATCTGACTCTATATTTGTGTTTATGGCCGAAACAGAGCTGATAGAGCTGCCATTACCAGGCAACGAGGTAATATTCCATTCTTGATTtctataaataaataatgagGTATCATTCCATGCCACTACGGAGTCTTTAATAACAATGAACGAATTCAGTTTCCCCTCAGAACCAGTCAATAATGGAATCATAGTAGAATTGGTTAAGTTAAAGGATCCTAAACGTATAGATTGgtattcttttgtttcaaaaaggCCAGAAATAATTAATTCCGATGCGTTTGTGAACGAAAGCTGAGTGACTTCACCAAAAATCGTGTTATTGAAGAATGTAGACCAAGTTTTGCTTTCGTAGTTGTATAGACATAATCCGGAGCAATTCGGTTTAGTCATTTGGAAATCCCCGCCGACAAGTATGCTACagtttttctcaaaattaACCAATGCATTTATTTTCGCATTCGATCCCAGTGTTTCATTAGCAATCGTGGTCAAATTCCTTAAATTAAAAACGGACAATTCCGCCGTAGCTGAGGACTCTGAACCGACAGCTAGCAAAGTTTGATTGTTAGCGTATAGCATTTGAGTAATACTGTTGGACCAATTCCAGGAAGGGTAAACTTtattagaaaaataaatcttGTTCAGAGAATCTATTTCGTATGCATATGCTGTGGCAGACTCATTTAAGTAAGCACCCAAGTAAGGTACAATCCCCCCCTCTAGATTCAGCGCCTCtactttattttcattcaaaaaacgCACAGATCCATTCAAATTACCATATTGCATATGAGATACTGCGCctgaaaacaaaacatCACCGTTGCCATTGTTACCAGCCGCCCAAAGTGACAGACTAAAAGAAGTAGAATTCCATATTTGTACATTGGAAGAGGCATTGACCATGTAATCGTTATTAAGAACAATCAGATCGTTATTTTCAAGGCTTATATTGATGGCACTAGCCACTGTTTTAGAATGGTTGAGGATATTTTCAAACGATCCATTATACAGAAAAACAGTTGATTGATTATCTGAAGAGAGGATGTCCCCAAATATTAGCAAGCCCTCGTTTGTCTTTGTCATACCATGCACATCGCCTTGAATGGTTTGATTTTTACTTGACGTTACTTCAAAGTCGTCATTAAGGTCAATGATAGAAATCCGGTTGCTCACTCCACCAACAATTAATTTGTTATCGTAAATGTCAGCAAAAAGGGAAGAATTCTTAGGGTAATTGTTTACTGGGAAAAGGTTAAGGGTGGTATTACCTATCTTTGTCTCATTCGATTTCGCGCCAGTAAAGTTTGATTTTTGGTATTGGAGGATACCATTTAATAACGTTTGTCTTTTCGCATTAGTAGACTCCGAAAGAGTGTCAAAAGCATCTAAAGATACAGTAATGACATTAACTTGATCTGCCACGAGTACTGTTGCTGTGTTACTTGTATAGATTCCGGAGACATACTCCAGAACGATTTCCGGTGAGAAATCCAGATATCCTGAATAGATTTGATCATATTTTAGATTATCGTTGTTTTGGTAGATCATGTAcgtcttcatcattgtATTGTTTTGTTGATTCCACATGGTCACATTAACAATACCTCTTGAAGAGCATGTATTATCGTGAAGACACCCGGGTGTATACATGTTGATAATATAATGACCAGGGTGGATAATGTTTGGGTAAAATTTCACGCGTGGAGTTGGCTCGTTCTGATCTGGAACATATTTTGTCGCTATATAACTTTCATCTGTTAGGCCGTTATACCAATCATTGCTCGATAGTGTAGATGACGATGAATCATTGGCCAGCGCGCTGCAGCCATATTCGTTAAGCGAATCATTAGCATAAGTAGAGAATGTGTCCTGATAGAGTTCTAAACCGGATAACCCAACACCATTACCGTATGAATTTAATGCTGTGAATTTTAAAGATGAAACGGGAAGTTCATTCACGAACGCAAAATCTTGGAAATTCGATGACCATTTTACATCTGTGTTGTTGTTATCGATAAAGGTGATCATGTCCATGGATGAAGATACATTCTGGCTTGCTGATTGTAAAGTAGCTCGACTATACAAAGGGCAAAACTCATCGCAATTCTTCAACTTCCCACTCAGTGGGTCCAGATACGTCAAATTCATTATACTACTGGACGGATTAGttagaatttgaaataaagAGATTTCGCTATCAGAACTTTGAGAATTGTAAAGCCTTATTTTTGTTGGTGAAACTTCATAAGGTAGATTACAAACCAGAGACCCGGATGTA
Proteins encoded in this window:
- the EMP70 gene encoding Emp70p (Protein with a role in cellular adhesion and filamentous growth~similar to YLR083C), which produces MAYLQLLLLYFFVSTARAFYLPGVAPTTYKENDEIPLLVNHLTPSMYYQHKDEDGNNVSGDKENFLYSYDYYYNRFHFCQPKKVEKQPESLGSVIFGDRIYNSPFELNMLQEKECVSLCQTTIPGNDAKFINKLIKNGFFQNWLIDGLPAARNVFDGRTKTSFYGAGFELGFVEVAQGTDTKAAPKEEETTNQGVKLETRDDRNMVKTYEFPYFANHFDIMIEYHNRGEGNYRVVGVIVEPVSIKRSSPGTCETNGNPLILDEENDNEVYFTYSVKFNESATSWATRWDKYLHVYDPSIQWFSLINFSLVVVLLSSVVIHSLLRALKSDFARYNELNLDDDFQEDSGWKLNHGDVFRSPSQSLTLSILVGSGVQLFLMVTCSIFFAALGFLSPSSRGSLATVMFILYALFGFVGSYTSMGIYKFFDGPYWKANLVLTPLLVPGAILLVIIALNFFLMFAHSSGVIPASTLFFMVFLWFLFSIPLSFAGSLVARKRCHWDEHPTKTNQIARQIPFQPWYLKTIPATLIAGIFPFGSIAVELYFIYTSLWFNKIFYMFGFLFFSFLLLTLTTSLVTILITYHSLCLENWKWQWRGFIIGGAGCALYVFIHSILFTKFKLGGFTTIVLYVGYSSVISLLCCLVTGSIGFISSMLFIRKIFSSIKVD
- the RAX2 gene encoding Rax2p (N-glycosylated protein~similar to YLR084C), with translation MFVHRLWTLAFPFLVQISKASQLQNIKSFLDIEDNVLPNLNISQDNSNAVQILGGVDALSFYEYTGQQNFTREIGPETSSHGLVYYSNNTYIQLEGASDDTRIDKITPFGADSFILSGSGTINNMSVGNQILYNLSTLSMVPIFNQSLGSVETVLVNDTSIYFGGNFSYNNGSMTGHSALIWDSISNTTQLLPFGGFGENSNVNSIVKLNDDSILFAGKFYTLDDSSVLVTSFNNGTNSTSPLNVTTLELGQRIPLRYASWDSQGSTTFASNSLVCPDSNNNGWLYPATSGSLVCNLPYEVSPTKIRLYNSQSSDSEISLFQILTNPSSSIMNLTYLDPLSGKLKNCDEFCPLYSRATLQSASQNVSSSMDMITFIDNNNTDVKWSSNFQDFAFVNELPVSSLKFTALNSYGNGVGLSGLELYQDTFSTYANDSLNEYGCSALANDSSSSTLSSNDWYNGLTDESYIATKYVPDQNEPTPRVKFYPNIIHPGHYIINMYTPGCLHDNTCSSRGIVNVTMWNQQNNTMMKTYMIYQNNDNLKYDQIYSGYLDFSPEIVLEYVSGIYTSNTATVLVADQVNVITVSLDAFDTLSESTNAKRQTLLNGILQYQKSNFTGAKSNETKIGNTTLNLFPVNNYPKNSSLFADIYDNKLIVGGVSNRISIIDLNDDFEVTSSKNQTIQGDVHGMTKTNEGLLIFGDILSSDNQSTVFLYNGSFENILNHSKTVASAINISLENNDLIVLNNDYMVNASSNVQIWNSTSFSLSLWAAGNNGNGDVLFSGAVSHMQYGNLNGSVRFLNENKVEALNLEGGIVPYLGAYLNESATAYAYEIDSLNKIYFSNKVYPSWNWSNSITQMLYANNQTLLAVGSESSATAELSVFNLRNLTTIANETLGSNAKINALVNFEKNCSILVGGDFQMTKPNCSGLCLYNYESKTWSTFFNNTIFGEVTQLSFTNASELIISGLFETKEYQSIRLGSFNLTNSTMIPLLTGSEGKLNSFIVIKDSVVAWNDTSLFIYRNQEWNITSLPGNGSSISSVSAINTNIESDTLSKRTTNDADNGSILLLNGNFSTSQYGNLQSLLFDFQKWTPYFISETTNTSNHNPIFFINRDVSTEFNSQIPLANLNITVTSPQSTSSQSPSSSASGESTSKSKKKKIDRGFVVLIGLALALGTVSVLGIAGVILAYVFKDPEGDYKPIKPRIDENEMLDTVPPEKLMKFV